Proteins encoded together in one Amblyomma americanum isolate KBUSLIRL-KWMA chromosome 1, ASM5285725v1, whole genome shotgun sequence window:
- the LOC144130728 gene encoding uncharacterized protein LOC144130728 produces MPRTRVVGALLWLAAAAAAARGELRSRPRYPHHVASYVPVLVPKHLVLGVGSQELSGERYLRRRPPIRDSTEEESQRPTDESGEPSESVEDDRAPRLVFARRPAAERRPATLWIPRASRGADPPLSTTHWRGMDQPDANQSAWPSRPAGGRIRRRRAAAAAKPLATTARAAASGFIPIAGPFGGQELAYSAFLDGGSSTPFPAGFSSYASPSRQQHSKQAYGGGFDYGRSTTSAFSAGYDSLGSGNFQLIRGGVYADDQASSSHVPYYVQGPSNGYPAYSFDEDAGGPVLGFQGFENFGSPLHNALSKHSHVVGASTEHRIHASTLKPPAANEDQMRATE; encoded by the coding sequence GGGAGCTGCGCAGCCGACCCCGATACCCTCATCACGTGGCTTCCTACGTTCCCGTCCTCGTGCCCAAGCACTTGGTCTTGGGGGTCGGATCCCAGGAGCTGTCCGGGGAGCGCTACTTGCGGCGGCGGCCGCCTATCCGGGACTCTACCGAGGAGGAATCTCAGCGGCCAACCGACGAGTCGGGGGAGCCATCCGAGTCAGTCGAAGACGACAGAGCGCCACGCCTCGTCTTCGCGCGCCGGcccgctgcggagcgcagaccgGCGACCTTGTGGATTCCGCGGGCCTCCAGAGGAGCAGACCCGCCGCTGTCCACCACCCACTGGCGGGGCATGGACCAGCCGGATGCCAACCAGAGTGCCTGGCCATCCCGCCCCGCAGGCGGCCGAATACGACGTCgtcgtgctgccgctgctgccaagcctCTGGCGACGACGGCCAGGGCGGCAGCCTCAGGTTTCATTCCTATCGCGGGACCGTTTGGCGGCCAGGAACTGGCTTACTCGGCTTTCCTAGACGGCGGTTCGTCGACGCCCTTTCCTGCGGGCTTCTCGAGCTACGCCAGCCCCAGCAGGCAGCAGCACTCCAAGCAGGCCTACGGCGGCGGCTTCGACTACGGACGGTCGACTACTAGCGCCTTCTCGGCCGGCTATGACTCCCTGGGAAGTGGCAACTTCCAGCTCATTCGCGGCGGAGTGTACGCAGACGACCAGGCCAGTTCGAGCCATGTGCCTTACTACGTGCAAGGGCCGAGCAACGGTTACCCGGCCTACTCATTTGACGAAGATGCAGGTGGGCCTGTCCTGGGCTTCCAGGGGTTCGAAAACTTTGGCAGTCCGCTGCATAACGCCCTGAGCAAGCACTCTCATGTCGTGGGTGCGTCGACAGAGCACCGAATACATGCCTCAACGCTCAAGCCACCAGCTGCTAACGAAGATCAGATGCGGGCCACGGAATAG